Below is a window of Ammoniphilus sp. CFH 90114 DNA.
AATCGTTTCGGTAGATGTAGCATTGTATTGCTTTAATATAAATTCCAGGAATGAATCTGCAGGTACAGAGTAGAGTTTGTTTTTTACAAAGATGGCAGAAAAATTTCGGAGTAATGAAATTCCCTGGATACGAATGGTCCTCAAGGTACCTAGCCTTAATTCTTTTTGAATTGCGGATTCAGAGATAATAGAAAGGCCCATTCCTGATTCAACAGTAGCTTTAATAGACTCCGTGCTCCCAAGCTCCAAAATGATGTTTAGCTTCGATGGATCCAGGTTGTGCTTTAATAGACTTTCTTCCATGACTTGTCTCGTACCCGAGCCATGCTCTCTTACGATTAAGGGCAAGGAGAATAACTCGGAAGGGAGAATACTCTCCCGGTCTTTTACCATCGGGTGTGGATCCTTCGCGGAAGAGATCAGAATGAGCTGATCCTCCGAAAAGGGGAGGTAGACCAATTCGGGATCCGTTATCGTAGATTCAATAAAGCCTAAATCAATCTGTTCGTTTTTCAATTGTTGAATGATCTGGGAGGAGTTGTAAATGTTCATGGATAGATGTACTTTTGGATATTCCTTCTGATACTTCCCGATGATATAGGGAAGTAAGTATTCCCCAATCGTCAAGCTAGCCCCAATACTGAGGTTTCCATGAATCGAACTAGAAAGAAGATCCAGTTCTTTTTTAGTTTGATTGACTAAATTGATTATTTTTCCTGCGTAAAGGTACAGAAGCTGTCCTGAATCTGTGAGCTTGATGTTTTTTGTCGTTCTTTCGAACAACTTGACATTCAGAAGGGACTCCAGTTGTTGGATTTGTAGACTCACGGTAGGTTGTGAGAGATGAAGGGTCTTGGCTGTCTCCGAAAAGTTCTTTTTCGTAGCGGCAACGTAAAACACCTTAAGATGTTCAAAGTTCATGAGTACCTCCTTTTAGACCAGTTTAAGTAGAAGGGGACTGATGGCTGTTAATAAAATAAAGCCAATAATTCCAACCAGAATGGCTCTAAAACCTACCTTTTTAAAGTCGGAAAAATTAATACTGAGCCCGAGGCCTGCCATGGCCATGGATAATAAGAACACGCTCGAAGCAATAAGAAATTGAGTAACCGTTGTGGATAAGATGCCTACGGTATTCACGAGACACATCGCTAAGAATCCAAAGATAAACCATGGAATAGGCAAATCCTTAATTCCCATGCTTTCCTTCGTCGTCCTCTCCTTCTTCGTGTAGAAGTAACCGAGAATCATAGCTACTGGAATGAGTAAGGCTACTCTTCCTAACTTGACCAGAATGGCGATTTCCCCGCTTGTATCTCCGCCAGGAATGGCTGCCGCAATAACATGCGCCAACTCATGTAACGTTGCCCCAACTAACACGCCATATTGATAGGAATCTAACCCTAAGTAAGGGAAAAGAAATGTGTAAAAAATTGTTCCAATCGTCCCCAGGATAGCAATGCATGCGACGGACACAGCTGTAAATTCTTTTTTGGCATGGATGAGGGGGGCAACGGCAACGATAGCCGCCGCTCCACAGACAGCCGTACCTACCGCAATCAGCGCAGTCAGATACTTATCTACCTTTAATGCATGCCCTATAGCAATCATTACGGTTAATGTAAAAGCAATGACCAGAACATCGACCAGCACGATAGAGAAACCAGCCTCCACAATCTGTGAAAAGTTTAGACGCAGACCCATAAGGATGATTCCAGCTCTTAATAAGATTTTGCTGCTAAAAGTGATTCCTACGTTGCTATTCGCAGGGACATCCATGAGCGCTTTCCAGCTCATGCCTAAGAGAATCGAGATAATCATGATTCCCATAATAGAAAAGAAAGGGAGTCGTGCAATGCTTCCTGCCACCATGGCAAGGATTAAGGTCAGGATCACTCCTTTTAATAGACCCACTCTGGTATTTATCTTCATTTGTTCTATTTTGGGCTTTTCTTCTATAGTTGACTTGATCTGTTCAAGCTTTGGCAAAGACATCATTCTCGCCTCCTTAGGATGGTGTTTATAAACAACAATACCATAGGAAGGAGGAAAGGAATTATTGAAATAACAAAATACAATTATTTAAAATTATAATAAGTGCAAATAGTTTAAAAGTATTGAATATTAAAAAGACATCTGTTTTAATATGTTTAGGACCAAGTGGTTGGGTCACTTAACCTTGAGTCCTCCAACCAACATATTAAAAAATAATATAAAGGAGGAGTAATGATGGCACACAAATTTTTAGTTCACCATGTAGGAGATCATGTAGGTGTAGCAGTAGAGGACATCCAGCCTGGTGAGAAAGTTGAAGGGGTAATCATGGAAAATGACTTTTCTGTATTCGTAAATGCCAACGCCTTTATCCCACTCGGTCATAAGATTGCGTTATCAGATCTAAAGCAGGGGGACAAGGTCATTGAATACCGAGTTCAAATTGGCGTAACGACAGAGGATGTTAAACCAGGAGATTATGTTCACACTCATAATCTGAAAACAGCTAGATGGGACTATCAAAAGTAGATTCTTAACAGCACTTAAAAGTTTTATTTAAAAATACGATAAGAGGTGGATATGATGACAGCGATTTTTGGATATAGACGTGAAAATGGAAGAGTAGGAATTCGCAATCATGTCGTAATTATGCCTGTAGATGATATCTCAAATGCAGCTGCTGAAGCCGTTGCTAA
It encodes the following:
- a CDS encoding selenium metabolism-associated LysR family transcriptional regulator; this translates as MNFEHLKVFYVAATKKNFSETAKTLHLSQPTVSLQIQQLESLLNVKLFERTTKNIKLTDSGQLLYLYAGKIINLVNQTKKELDLLSSSIHGNLSIGASLTIGEYLLPYIIGKYQKEYPKVHLSMNIYNSSQIIQQLKNEQIDLGFIESTITDPELVYLPFSEDQLILISSAKDPHPMVKDRESILPSELFSLPLIVREHGSGTRQVMEESLLKHNLDPSKLNIILELGSTESIKATVESGMGLSIISESAIQKELRLGTLRTIRIQGISLLRNFSAIFVKNKLYSVPADSFLEFILKQYNATSTETIPLKREVT
- a CDS encoding YeiH family protein; the encoded protein is MMSLPKLEQIKSTIEEKPKIEQMKINTRVGLLKGVILTLILAMVAGSIARLPFFSIMGIMIISILLGMSWKALMDVPANSNVGITFSSKILLRAGIILMGLRLNFSQIVEAGFSIVLVDVLVIAFTLTVMIAIGHALKVDKYLTALIAVGTAVCGAAAIVAVAPLIHAKKEFTAVSVACIAILGTIGTIFYTFLFPYLGLDSYQYGVLVGATLHELAHVIAAAIPGGDTSGEIAILVKLGRVALLIPVAMILGYFYTKKERTTKESMGIKDLPIPWFIFGFLAMCLVNTVGILSTTVTQFLIASSVFLLSMAMAGLGLSINFSDFKKVGFRAILVGIIGFILLTAISPLLLKLV
- a CDS encoding UxaA family hydrolase, which produces MMAHKFLVHHVGDHVGVAVEDIQPGEKVEGVIMENDFSVFVNANAFIPLGHKIALSDLKQGDKVIEYRVQIGVTTEDVKPGDYVHTHNLKTARWDYQK